GAACCCGCACAACGGTGAAAACGGCGCCTTCGGACGACAAGAGATAGAACATATCCGTCCAGCTGTGCAAGACGCCGTGGATCTCGGGATAAACGTGCAAGGACCGTTTCCCTGCGACACGATCTTCCTGAAGCGCGAGCACTTCGACGGCATTGTGACAATGTACCACGACCAGGGCCAGATCGCGATGAAGCTTCTTTCGTTTGACGGCGGTGTCACGGTGCAAGGGGGCCTTCCTATTCCCGTTGCCACGCCGGCGCATGGGACGGCGTTTGATATTGTAGGGAAGAATCTGGCGGCTGTTACGAGTACGCAGAATGCGTTTGATGTTGCGGTTAcgatggcggagaggaggattcTTAAGGAAGAGGGTCTTGTTCCTGATGGGCCTGTTAAGAATGGTGTTTCTGTACAGACAGCTCCGGTGGTGCTTAATACTTCGTGTTGCTAGGAGAATAGATTCATTCCATATACTATTAAACATATGATGTATAAAAGGAGCAGTCACAGGAACGACAGTTCTGAATCAACCCCGTCAATGCCGAATAAAAACCCCTCGTCGAATCGCCAGTCCAGATCACCAGTAAGGTCAAATGGATCCTGGCGAGTGTCAACTTGCACCGCTGCAGTCCCTTCGACCGAAGTATCAGGGAACATGGGAGGCAGGTCAACCACCGCGTCTCGCTCAGCCGCCACCACTTGACGCTTCGACAGGTTCGTAGACGTAGATTGCGAAGGAAGTGAATAGAGGAACGCTCCCATTTCCCGCCCGGGAGAGAATCGCTGTAACAACTCGCCCAGTCCAGTAACAACCTGTCTGACAACATGCCGCTGGCTCGCATTGTCCGCTACCTGAGACAGCACTCGTACAAGGCGTTCTACATTCGTCAAAGCCGTTTTAGTATGAAAGTTTAGTCCATGCTCAGCGAGGTCCCGAGGGAGATGCAGGGTATTGCCATCACCGGATTCCGACTTCCCGAAAACGACAGCCATCTTCAGGAGAAAGGACGCACAGACTGCAACCATTGCATGGACAAAGATTGGCAAGCCAATTAATGCTTTCTGGAGATCTAAATCGTCCACAATAATCCTCGCCGTGCTCATGGCGGTCATTATGGCGATGTTGGAAGCCTCCTGTCTGTCCCAGTTCATATCAAGGCTCGGTGTATCGTGAGACGCCTCCCTTGCTGAGATACCACGGAGCGCAACCGAGTTAAGCTGGAAGCGTGCCAGATGATAGTACAGAGCATTCGCTGCAGAGGACGTCAAACTGTCTCGTCGAACCCCGACTTCCTTAGACGGGTGCTCAAGTCGCCATTGATCAACCGAGATATCAAACTCTTTCAACCTTTCAAAATCCCGTCCACTGAGCTCGAGGTCCGGATCGCACCCATGCATGAAGTACCCACTAGCAAGAATGCGGAATAGTTTCACCTGAGCCACGAGGCCATGGTCCCCCTTTGACGACAACCCGCTGGTTAAGAGCTTCTCCGCGTTCCGTATCGCCGCATCTTCATGCATCATGGGCGGCCGGCCATACGCGAGTGCAAACTGATGATCACACACATAAAGAACATACCAGAGTCTTACGCGCTCATACGACTCCAGCGACCCGCGCGCAAACTGCAGCGAGGATTTATGCAGGTTCATCTCGGTGCCTACTCGCACGGCGCGGCTGCAGAGCGCCCAGCTCAGGCTTGTGAGGTAGAAGGCCCCAATACAGAGCGCACGGATAATATCTAGATTCTGGCAGCGGAGTAGACACGACCCGCGCATGAGCGATACAAATGCTCCGTACGTGGAGTGCAGGGATTGTTCGCGATTTGGAATATGGAGGGCCGCTACGGTGAGTACCACGGCCACTAGGAATGACGACGACTGTCTTGCCTCGTGCAGGGATTTGTGCGAGCAGAGCATCCCGTCCCATAGGAGGGGGTTTATGTGTGTGAGGTAGTGATCGAAGAGGAATTCTGCTTCGGAGACTGGCAGGGCGCCTTGGGTGATGAAGTCGGGTCCGTTGACGTCGGCGGGATCGACGCGGATTAGTTGTGAGTTGTTCGGGTCTGTGAGATTGTACAGATTGTTCATTGGCAAGGGAACGAGATCTGAATCATCCTGGTGTTTGCGGAGGCCTGCTGAAGGGCCTTCAGGGGTGAAATTGTCCGCCGATTCGGAGTGAACGGTGCTCAACGGGGAGGCTTGCTTGGGTGCTGCATTGTCTGGAGGATGCATGGATATCGTACTATCAGTGGTAGTAATATTGTTTAAGTTAATGTGATGCAGTAGCTTCTCAACAGTCTCGCTGAGCCGGTTTATCGTTGCTGCAGTTTGTGTTTTCCAGCTACGGCAGTTAGCCAGGATATATATTAGGGCTTGATCACTTACGCAGCGTCCTCATCTATAAACTTCTGGGCAAAGTTGTGAGGAACACATTGCACTCCACTCCTCAGGCATTTATTACATTCTGCTCGACCAGGCTGCACAAAGCATTTGATCTTGTGTTTCTTACATTCGGCACCTTCTTGATCAGCAACGCCATCCTGGGTTTGGTGTAAACTCACAAGCCCGAGTAAGCCGCGGCTTTTCAGCAGGCAATGCACTTAGTCTTGGGCGCTTATTACCGTTCATCATGCGTAAGAATAAGCAGCCTGGTCGTACAGGCCATCTTCGCAGTTGAGCGGCGGATGCGCCGATTTATGCGGGGAATGGCCTCGGCAAAAGCGCCGATCTGCTGGAATACCGGTCTAGTCGGGAGTGCTCCGGATAAACCAATGGTCTcgttggagttggagctCCTTCGCTATCCTCGTGGTAACCTGCCTGGACTGGGATCTCAGGCGGAGTAACACTTCCCGTTTGGGAAATTCCATTCCGGCCTCGGAGTTGGTCACGTGCAGCCAGGGCCATCTGCAGACAAGGATCCCATCTGAGATTCCCTTCTTTCAAGTTTTATTGATGTATCGGCGGGACGGGAAGCTCATCTCGTACGAGCCGTGTCGGATCTCCAAGGTCCGATGCGACCATGCTTCCCCGGTCTGTGCACGATGCCAGACTCGGGGGGCACCGGAAAAGGTCCCCATACTCCCTGAAGACACAATGTATACACTAACTGAATGAAGTGCTTCTATCACCCAGCTCCGATGACCAGGAAGACTTCGGATTTCTGCTCATACCGAGTTGAGAAGCAACCAAGCAGACCTGCTACAAAAACAAGGGCTCAGGTCAacccccagaaccagaagctGTGAATTGCCGTATATTCGTCAAAACATCATCTCGTCGTAAAACCACCACCTCGTTTGCCGTTAGAGTATCGAAATAGTTAACAATATGCAACGTAGGGCTTGTGTTGTGTACTTGTTGGATCAAGCTCAAATTTATTAGGTAAATACTCCATTTGCGCTCTCACTGCCTGGATCTCATACCAGAACAAAAGCTCTCATAAAAAGGCAGAATCCTCATTTTCTACATCGAATTTTGATGTACAAAAGAATAGGATCAGCTCTCAGATTGTTCCTGTATGTAATATACTACATCATATAACAATTTATCTCTTATCTCTCATAGAACACGTGTAACATTCTATTTCACATGGGTGTTTTGTTGTACTGTTCCAAAGGTCCCCCCGCAACATCAGCCTTGATCTGCAATCCAATCAATCTTGAGAAGAATCTGGCATGTGCGATTGAACCACCAGTATACCATATTCCAGGATCTGAAGATGAAGTCAACACCAATAATGAAGCAATATACCGGAGAGTGTCGAGAGGACTTACAATTCATTGGCTTCCATGCTCCGCGAATCTCaccttcttcgtcaactCCGAAGTAGTCTTCCAACTTGTCTGCAATATCCCACCCAACTATACTGGCCGCCGTGTGGCGCAGGTTGCCTTCGAACCCAGTACAGAAAACGATGACATCAGCATCCAAGGTAGATCCGTCACTGAATTCAAGCCCAGTAGGTGTGTAGGCAATAGGTGTCACGCCAGTTTTCATGTTGATCTATCGCTTCATTTAGCGCATGTTGAGACTTCTGAGGGGGCATGGGAAACTTACAAGTCCTGCTGAAATCTTTGCAGAACATCCAACATCAAGGTAGTGGCCTCCGAGCCTCACGCAGAGAAACTCAAATATGTCGCCGTATCGCCCGACTCGGAAACCGGCACGCTCCAAAGCATCAAAACGTTCGTGCTCTTTATCCGCCATGCTGGCCATGTGCTTCATGGCAATTTTCCGGGAAACGGCAATAGGCAAGGATAACTGGATTCTATCTGCGACCTCTGTCGGAACATCGGAGTTGTAGAAACCTGTCAATAAACATTAGCCTTGGTCGGTTCTACAAGCCATATCATATTGTGATCTTACGATCTTGATTAAGGTATTCAACTGGTATGACACCTGATTGCCTGTCAGCGTAATCATTTTACCCACGTGGGCATAATCTAACTCACATGTACGGTTCCGTTGCGCCATAGTGACTGATTCCAAACCAGCATCAAGCATATCACTTGCAACGTCATGGGCTTCGAGTGCGTGTTAGCATAATTAAGATACTCATAAATTTCACCAGATCAGAAAGAACTCACCTGTATTGGCCGACCCGATTACCACTCCCTTTTTGCCCGTCCATGCCTTTGCAGATTTATAATCGACAGAGTGCAAAACTTCGCCTTGGAATATTTTCTTCATGAATGCTTTAGCGCTTAGCCAAAATAAGTTTTTTTCTGTTGAAACTGACCTTGTTTGGGACTTCTGGCATCACGGGTGTCTGACCAGAACCAGAGGCTAAAACAAGGTGGCGAGCACAGATAACAGACGAATCGAGTGACCCGTTCTGTTTGTAATTCAAAATCCACATATTGTCTTTCTCATTCCGGGATGCGGACTCGAGCGTGGTATTGAGCCAGACATTCTTCTTGGTGTGTTAGAATTGTATTCGAGTTATGCACATGTTGTGACCCGGGGATACCTACAATACCGTACTGATTTACGTATCTCTGATAGCCACGAGCAAGATCTGTCCTTTTGAGGAAATAGGGATCCTCCGGTGGGAATGTACGCGAGAACGGAAGATGACCTGATTGTCCTGGTTAGCCCTCCAGCCGAGCTGGGTTTCCACTAATCCAGCTGTTGTGATCATACCGTAGTCTTTAGATGTATGAACTAAATTGCATAAATTATCCCCCGACCCTGTATCTCGAACAACAGGCAGGATGTGAGATTAAGATCACTTACGCGTAGCAGAGTCATAACGGTTCATCCAGTTGTCCCCGATCTGAGGATTCTTTTCGAGGATAACATATGATACTCCCAGTGTCTCTAGACGGCCAGCAACGCTCAAACCTGCCATACCCGCGCCTACAATGACGCAATCAAAGCTAGAGGATTTTGAAGCCTCCAGGCAGTAGGTTCGAGGTCTCGCAGACCCAGCTTTTGACTCAGATTCGAAGAGATCACAGTTCGGGTGACCTTTGATCTGTTCAAGCAGTGTGCTCAGCAGCCATATCCGCCAATTCCCGCTTGGAAGGTCAGGTACAAGGCCAATGAACCCCGATCCTAACACCCCTGGGTTTCCATTGGTCTCGAACGTAAATCTTGCTTGAACCCAGGAGTTATCAGGTCCCACTCTCATGATGTGGGACGACTCAGGAATAATATTGAAATTATGCGGGTGATGCCGACCCGAGAGCTCCTGCCAGGCCGAGGACACGGCCTGGGAACCATAGAATGTTCTCACTGTTCCTGTCAGAGCTAACAGGTCTCTCCATAGTGCGCCCTGTGTTAGCATATCGGAACTCAATGAGTCGAGTTTCTCAATTGATGATTGGGCGACGGAGGCATGGTCGATGTCCTCCGCAATGACCGCTTCCGGGAGGTCGCCTTTCAGAGTCCCAATAGGAACAGCTTGCTTCCGTGGAAACCAAGACCCCATACTGTCGTGTTTTAGTGTACTTGGTACTGCCTGGTGTCTCTTTGTATCTTTGTTGTCGACGAGAACTGTGATATCCGGGATGATTAAGCTATGGGTCTGTCACTTATTTATGTTACTGATGATTGATTAAAGCAATACCACCCCGAGGTCTGAATGCCTCCCCAGGTAAGGATTGTTCTTGTGAACTTCGAAATATCTAATCCCATGATCAACATAATATACCAAAATAAGGTTCCGCAAGGTCAAAACCGCAGATCCCGCTCTAAACCCGCAAAGCCCCCGCATAAGTCCGCCTTCATTCCGCAACAATGTGGGGTGGCAGCTTTCAAAGACCTGACAAAATTCAAAATCCCGCAATCCCGCAATGACAATTGGTTCGGTAAAACACTTATTGGTCAATTGTACAATGTGGATAACACTGTTGAAGCTGGTTCTAGATATCGCGCATTTCAAAATCGAATCCGCTGTTGCCCGCCCTCACCATTCAACGGCATATTCACCTCAGTCTGATGGCCCGCCCATTGCCCGCATATCGACCTGTCACTAGGCTACCTCAAAGCATATTGATTGTACAAGTTACATTCGAGTCAAGTTAAAAGCAAGCTTGATTTTCCAGATCTAGCAAATTGTATCCATCCTTCACTTTAATCAACTGTATCCATCATAACACACAACAAATATGACCAACCAAACCACCAACACTGCTGTCAAGCCTATCACCCCCAAGGCGATGGTGCACTTCGGGTTGTACACAACGCCGGACAAGTATGAGGAAATGGTGAAATGGCATCTCAATTTCTTCGGAGGAACTCTGGTTCTCAAGAATGAATTCGCCGCCTTCATTGCATATGACGATGAACATCACCGGATGGTTATCGTTTCGGACGCGAACCACAAACGACCCGAAGACCGAAAGTCTGCGGTGGGCATTTTTCACATAGCCTTCACCCTGGATACCCTCGCCGACCTCGCGACAAGCTACGAACAGAGAAAAGCTCTCGGCATTGAGCCGTTTTGGCCGGTCAACCATGGCATGAGCACAAGCATGTATTACTACGACCCGGACCACAATGAGTTCGAGTTGCAGGTGGACAACTTCGACACCACGGAGGCAGCACGGCAGTTCATGGCAAGCGAGGAATACGCCAACAATCCAATCGGCGTCGATATCAACGTTGATGAATGGCTTCGGCGAGTCAGAAGTGGGGAGGATGAAAAGAGTATCAAAGCGAGACCGGTTATTGGTCGGAGACACACCAGACCAGAGAACAGCATTTATTTTTCCCCAATTGAGATTGCGGCAAAGTAAATTGATTGGCTGTGTTTTGCGTGGATTTGATCCCAGGACATTTTGATCGACATGTCACCCAGCAGGGGAAATATCACTTGATCAGCATTCGTTAAATTCAAGTCGCAAATTCTATTGATTCATTATCGCATGGTTCTcctaaatttttaatatcttgGTTATATTCGACAGTTATGGTTAGTTGTAGagaatagttaattttaattttactTTGTAATCTCAGAAACAAACTGGGTGCAGAATACCGACCGGGGGTTCACTGGGTCAAATTAAGCAGTCCAGAGACTCTTGCAACCCCAAGGACCGAAGCGCCAGGTTTAACCTAAACCGTGTTTTCCCCGCATTTCAGTTGCTGTACACATCCGCTGTTCTCCGCTAACGCCCACCATTTATTAGTTTACATAGCCGCCTGCATCGGAACCAGCGTTAATGTTCACTCCCTTTTAATCTACTCTCGCCGCAATGACTACCCAGCAGAAAGGATTTGACAAACGAGGGCAGGGCAACGATGGCAGCGACACTGAACCTCAAGTGCCTGGGTCCAAAAGGCGAATGGTACGCAAGCGTGCTGCCCTGGCATGCGAAGAGTGTCGAGTGCGTAAGAGACGATGTGATGGCGCCTTGCCTACCTGCAGCGGCTGTACGAAGCGCATGACCACGTGTGTCTACTCTTCTGATATACAGACTAGGGAATGGCACAGCAGGTAGGTTCCACAACCAAATGGTTGAAAATGGTTGACTGAAATCTTTTGCAAAACACGACACTAAAAGAGCAATAGCATGATTCAATCGTTACGAGACCGGCTAGAAGAGTTAGAAAACGCAGGATTGTCACCACCAGCGTTTGAGAAAGATGTCTCCAACACAGATAATTTTCAACCGCCTTTGGTCCGAAATCCTATGTTATCCGATCGAAATGTGACGAATACACCGGTCGTTGAACCCGAGTCAGTCAAAGAGTCAGCACCAGTCACTATAACGCGAGTACCGTCTGCACAATCCCTTGAGCCATGCAGGTTCGAGAAACTCATGAAACCGATTGATGCAGCCATTGATTGTAATTCCAAAAGACGCGGGACTGGGCCACCGTCGTCCGTATATGCTGTGCCGGTCTCTAGGCCCATTATTGCAACAGACTGTACATGTTATCGGGCATTGGACACTTCAGAATGGTCCCTacctcttcgtcgacatGCCAACAGGCTGGTATCCCACTATTTTGGCACGATTCATTTGGTCTATCCTATCCTTCACCGACAAACTTTTTTGAGGCAGTATGAACAAATGTGGGAGTCGGATCTCCCAAACAAAACACCAACCTGCTCAGGACTATGTAGGCTGAGAAGCCGAGGAAGGTTATTCCCGGCCACGGTGCATGCAGTCTTTTCTCTTGCCTCCCTTTTTGAATCGGGGCCACCGGAGCAGAACGCAGCCCGAGGCAATATATTTTTTCGTCTTGCCCAGAAGATAGACCTGCTGGATATTTTGGACGATGAGGTGGGGATTGAAGGAGTTCAACTTGGGCTCCTTATGGGATTTTATTTGCAAAGCACTGAGAAATTTTCCAAATGCTGGAATATTACCGGTCTAACCATCCGCATGGCCCAAAATATGGGATTGCAACTTGGCTTGGGTGAAGCTTGTCAACGAGGAATACTAGCCTCATCCGCGTCACAATTGGAATGTGAGCTGCGACTTCGAGTGTGGTATGGATGCTTCTTGCTAGATAGGTatgttcttctccttttcgcTCACACTATCTATCTCCTACTTCAATATGTTTGACGTTTTGATCCACTGCCGCGGCACTTATGCTgataattataatatctctAGAGAGATTTCTATGTCTTTTGGGCGACCGTTGATGATCCCCAGCGGTGGGAATATGAGCAAATTGCCCGAAGCAGTCGACGATGAACACTTAAATAGTAAGACGGGAAAGTGGAATACACAACCAAAGGGTCACCCTAGTCTTTTGGAGTCTTACATTCAAACAATCAAGCTCTATGATATCCTGGGGCAGGCTTTGGATAGAGAGGAACTCAAAGAGTTGACTCTTTCCTCGAAGCCCAACGCAGACTCATCTTCCGATGAACTCGTGAACATATTGAAATTGGAAACAAAGATAATGGAATGGCGAGAGGCCCTCCCTTTGTATCTCCAATATGACCCATCAGTGGGCAATGGCGGTCTTGGGAAGGCTGTTTCCTCAGAAGGGGTTACCGTTCTATCCGCGCATTTCTTAGCACAGGCGACAAGGCTCTATACAAGGTCAGTAATTACCAGAGGCCATTGTGAGGCAACTCTAACGGATCACAGGTTCCTGCATATCCGTCTACTTGTTCTACGTCCAGCCTTAGAGCGACTCTTCGAGACACAGCAACGTCACAGGCAGGCTCCAAATCAAAGGTCGAGTGAGTTCAGACTCGAAGATAAAATGCTTTCCGATACAGCTACTCAATGCATGCTCTGCGCGGACAAACTCGTTATGATTCTTGATGCCCAAATCAGATTGCAAAGCTTTGTGGCCTGGTGGTACAATGTCAGCTGTAAGTGCTTCCTTCGGGACTTTCTACATAGAGGCAACATACTAACATCATATTGTATAATAGACCTTCACACCAGTGGTAGTACCCTCCTGATGGGTCAGTTATGCTCCTTCAACGAAGAAAATCGAACAGATCAATCGTTCTCGGAGAGTTGGGACCTGTGTTTGCAAAATCTTTCTCGATACACGGCATTGAGTACCATTGCTAAAAAGTCATTTTACCTGCTACAAGAAAGTGCAGAAAGCTTGCGTTTGAACACTTCCCGGGCGGAGCGACAGGGACCTCAGTCCTCGTCAATCAAGGTGACAGATGAGGCAGGGGGTGGTAAGTCCACACATGCAGGATATCCAACATTCGGCTTTCAAGGGTCCCATATTCAAACCTCGAATAGTGGAGAAAGCAACCTGGAACTAGCGGAAACCCTTCCAGGCACCTCCCTGCAGAAGGACGCCGGCATGCAGTCGTTCCAACCCTACCAAGATCAAAATATTGATGTTGACCCCGGCATCGGCGGAGATAATATGGAAGGTCTTGGTAATGAGATATGGAACGTTGATCCAAATTACTGGTATTTAATGCCATTTTCCTCTCAACTAGAAACATTCCCCTGGAATTTCGATACTGCGGGTATTGGTCAATGAATATCTGCCATGTAATACTATAGAAATACAATACAAATTTGAAATGTCCAATTGATCTACATGTGCAAAAAGCGGTTATGGgtggtatatatatctataatgCTGCTCTATACATACTGAGTCTAATCCCCGCCCCCTCTGACGACATTCTTGGTGCAATGCGGAGGCACCGCAACGTTCTTCTGTTTACCCGCTTCATCTCCGCTTCATCTCCGCCCCGACTCGGCATTTCCCTTTATGAACATAGTATATACACCAAAtatcgatatatatatatataacagaTGCAGGGAAAGAAGTACAGACGAAGAAAACTAAATCAGAACTCTTAGCTATTGCTTGTTATATTGGCAATTTCCATTCCTCGCCTAGCCATTTTCAatcaccaccatcaagaAATGTCCCTTCCATCATTCCAAGCCGCCGTGGTCGTGGAGAAGGTCGGGGGTCCAGAAGTCTTGGAACATCGCACTGATTACCCTGTACCTACCCCAGGAGAGGGGCAAGTACTGGTAAAGAATACAGTGTCAGGTATCAACTTCATTGACACTTACTTCCGCACTGGTTTATATCCCTCTTCTAAGCCTGAAGTTCTGGGTCGTGAGGCTGCCGGAGCTATTGTGGCTCTTGGACCCAACACGGACAAATACCAACTAAAGGTTGGAGATCGAGTTGTTTGGCTGGGACCATCAGCCTATGCCGAATATACCGCAGTTTCAGCAGCAAAGGCAATCAATATTCCTCACGGTCTATCTGAGGAAATAGCTGCTGCTAGTTTCATGAGCGGGCTGACTGCCATCACGTTGACACAGGAAACCTACGAAGTACAAAAGGATGATTGGGTGCTCCTCCACGCCGCTGCTGGCGGTGTAGGCATCTTACTGGCTCAAGTACTAAAATATCTTGGAGCAAATATTATTGCAACTACTGGTGGAAAGGAAAAGGTGGCGCTTGTCAAGCGTCTAGGTATAGACCATGCCATTGATTACCgcagcgaagaaggcaaagactGGGTTAAATTGGTCAAAGAGATCACCAACGGCAACGGAGTTGATGTGGTCTTTGATTCTGTTGGAAAGGACACATGGGAAGGGGGTCTGGAGGTTATTAAGAGGAAGGGCACAATTGTGTGGTTTGGGAACTCTAGTGGTCCCGTTCCGCCTCTTCCTTTGCCGTGAGTTTATTCCTTCATGTATTCTTTCTGATATGCTTTCATCGCTAATCCTGATATACACAGTCGCCTTTCCGCGAAGTGCATCAAAATTGCCCGACCCTCATTGCTTGGGTATATCGAGACGCGCGAGGAGTTGGAGTACTATTGTAACCAACTCTTTCGCCTGTTGACCTCGGAGAAGGTCAAAGTGCAAATCCATAATATTTACCCACTGACCAAAGTGCGACAGGCACACCAGGTGAGATGATGATTCCTTTCCCGCACACGTTGGACTGGTTCTGACTTCTATCTTAACTTCAAAGGATCTCGAGGGACGGAAGACTACTGGCAAGCTTCTGCTCAACGTATCAACATAGAAAGCAGATACCTAGGTTGAAAatgttgagaagaaggccgtgCATAGGAGCAGAAACATATGAATGTCTAGTTTGCCGGTGAATTTCGTATGGCTGAATACTGAATATACTACCTTCCATAACTCGTGTCACAATATTTTGGTAATAGTTGTATTCCAGAGGACTCTTTCTAGCTCTTCTATCCTCCTCATAAAATTGCGATACAGAAAAAGATGGAAACTCACACTAACCATCTGcatggatggagagggaTCAAGAAAGTAGAAATAAAACTACGAACAAAAGAAACCTGGGAAAACATTTGAATGAGCTGAACTCTTCGCCCATATATCTCTAGTTGATTATTTTTACCTACATCTTTCTTACTATGATAAAATTACTCTTTCAGCATTTTGATTTAGCTTGGAGGTCATTGAAAAGATTGTTTAGGACTCTGCATTACGTACATGGTtgacgagctggaggaaaaagaacaatattaataatagctaATATCACCAAAAGGGAGTATACTCAAGAATGAAATAGTGTTGGAGCCTCAGGCTACCAATGCTGACCGGATCATGTAGCTAGCTAGTTCtcccctcccttctctctcctcctttctctaTATATCTACTTCGTTTCATAAAAATCATACACAGTCCTTTCTCTCCATTGAGATCTCTTCTTGTGTAGCGATTCCGAAAAATAATTAAGCAATCCGTTAATCCATGAATGGTTTCACTGCATGAGTATCTCATCCAGCCCCAGAACACCTGCACATTCCACCAAGCTGGCGTTTTGCAACTGCTGATACAATTCAATTTCATTTCTGGTCTTTCAGACTAGTGCGTCTTCGACTCCACCCCGGTTGCTTTTATTTACCTCCGCTTCAGGCGTCGCTGGGCCATTCCCGAGATTTGACCTGAAGATCCCGGCTGCCGAGAATGGGAGAAAATCCTCATACGTGATGGGGGTAGTCTCAATCAGTCCTAGCGATATCAACTTTTTCGAGTTCAATCCGAGAATTAAGTTGTCCCGATCGCCTGTGAGTATATTGTCGACCCTTGGAGGTAATCTGATACCGGAAATAAACCAAACCCTGTTGACGAAGTTCGGACCAATCATCAGGAACGCTCGAGAATGACATCAACAGGATCTTTTCGAACTCAGAAGAAGACAGGGGCATTTCAGCTGCATCTTTCCCCGCTGCCTGTTTCATTGCAAGTGATAAAAGCCGATCATAGAT
This region of Aspergillus puulaauensis MK2 DNA, chromosome 5, nearly complete sequence genomic DNA includes:
- the ZTA1_2 gene encoding quinone oxidoreductase family protein (COG:Q;~EggNog:ENOG410PFIW;~InterPro:IPR013154,IPR013149,IPR036291,IPR011032, IPR020843,IPR002364;~PFAM:PF00107,PF08240,PF13602;~go_function: GO:0008270 - zinc ion binding [Evidence IEA];~go_function: GO:0016491 - oxidoreductase activity [Evidence IEA];~go_process: GO:0055114 - oxidation-reduction process [Evidence IEA]), translating into MSLPSFQAAVVVEKVGGPEVLEHRTDYPVPTPGEGQVLVKNTVSGINFIDTYFRTGLYPSSKPEVLGREAAGAIVALGPNTDKYQLKVGDRVVWLGPSAYAEYTAVSAAKAINIPHGLSEEIAAASFMSGLTAITLTQETYEVQKDDWVLLHAAAGGVGILLAQVLKYLGANIIATTGGKEKVALVKRLGIDHAIDYRSEEGKDWVKLVKEITNGNGVDVVFDSVGKDTWEGGLEVIKRKGTIVWFGNSSGPVPPLPLPRLSAKCIKIARPSLLGYIETREELEYYCNQLFRLLTSEKVKVQIHNIYPLTKVRQAHQDLEGRKTTGKLLLNVST